A single Ziziphus jujuba cultivar Dongzao chromosome 11, ASM3175591v1 DNA region contains:
- the LOC132800006 gene encoding protein ALP1-like, with the protein MYWAYIRRNVRGYRNQSPRNAELRMSFLNSLLDNDVNCISQLRMDRRTFDTLCQLLDDDGYVKSDGIVTLQEQNCLGALDGTYIKVNVPEIDKPRYRTRKGEIATNVLGVCNPNMEFIFVLLGWEGSTSDSRVLRDALSRPNGLRVPTGCYYLVDAGYTNGEGFLAPYRGTRYHLSEWRDGCAPINHEEYFNMKHVSARNVIERCFGVLKKRWAILRSPSFYPIATQIKIITACCLIHNLIRREMIIDPGEFEFDRSEDVAVSTDDDIIGSISSPDQWTNWRDDLAKQMFAERRCHGH; encoded by the exons ATGTACTGGGCATATATAAGGCGAAATGTTAGAGGTTATAGAAATCAATCACCTAGGAATGCAGAATTGCGTATGTCTTTTCTAAATAGTCTGCTAGACAATGATGTTAATTGTATTAGTCAGCttaggatggataggagaacatttgatACTTTATGTCAGTTATTAGACGATGATGGATATGTTAAAAGTGATGGCATTGTTACATTGCAAGAGCAA aattgtttgggagcttTAGATGGAACTTACATTAAGGTGAATGTACCAGAAATCGATAAGCCAAGATATCGTACAAGAAAGGGTGAGATAGCcacaaatgttttaggtgtatgtaatccaaatatggaatttatatttgtattacttGGTTGGGAAGGTTCGACTTCAGATTCAAGAGTACTCCgtgatgcattaagtaggccaaatggGTTAAGAGTACCAACCG gttgttattacttagtggatgctggttatactaatggtgaaggatttcttgcaccatatagaggaacaagatatcacctttctgagtggagagatggttgtgcacccataaatcacgaagagtatttcaacatgaagcatgtATCTGCTAGGAATGTCATAGAAAGATgctttggggttcttaaaaagcggtgggcaattttaagaagtccatctttCTATCCTATTGCAACACAAATCAAGATCATTACCGCATGTTGCCTTATACATAATcttattagaagagaaatgataATTGATCCTGGGGAATTTGAGTTTGATAGGAGTGAAGATGTTGCCGTTAGTACCGACGATGACATTATAGGATCGATTTCTTCCCCGGACCAATGGACTAACTGGAGAGATGATttagctaagcaaatgtttgCTGAGAGGAGATGTCATGGACATTAG